A genomic stretch from Carassius auratus strain Wakin chromosome 35, ASM336829v1, whole genome shotgun sequence includes:
- the LOC113054130 gene encoding uncharacterized protein LOC113054130 isoform X2, with protein sequence MSSYWAKRRRILKGVERDKQEIAAANDALLAVECWQEAMRYLVRFQTGSSVETTDDDKKRKRKRISNSKYRPQASSDEEESSLPDAPAVLSFGQPLLSFENIVPGNKVSVLPDAPEVASIPENQENVVPSVDFRGEPGFSPEIQTTLHRAKSLSTRHLTGYSPQQFLDERCRARQVLSFTPPAANLPWQHMGENAGGESHRSVIGPWTPLASRVQHEVFSYEDFQRLQNEKQAVMEENQALREENQALREENQALRESTARAASDDSGSLQEQVKQVGTMLKTFARTGQSGADQTLMLRRLGEFGDVVRSMDNKMDTMLQHFSANVSVGELSLPGDLLLPLDTQEDLALLDNSLRQDKELQERFLRFLAIKCGRDLKTTVWRMLQSIFSNHLSINTTWTGVGDKACFRDMFLKTIVQRAIRKNPATQDATDEAIQVNVTRYLKGASDREGGKRRRTAERDPQPTP encoded by the exons ATGTCTAGTTACTGGGCCAAAAGGAGACGAATATTGAAAGGAGTTGAGAGGGACAAACAGGAAATTGCAGCTGCAAACGATGCTCTACTTGCTG TAGAATGTTGGCAAGAGGCGATGAGATATTTGGTGCGCTTCCAAACAGGTTCTAGCGTTGAAACGACGGACGATgacaagaagagaaagagaaagagaatctCAAATTCCAAGTACAGACCCCAGGCCTCTTCTGATGAAGAGGAGTCTAGTCTTCCAGATGCACCAGCAGTGCTGTCGTTTGGACAACCTCTTTTGAGCTTTGAAAACATTGTTCCTGGTAACAAGGTTTCAGTGCTGCCCGATGCTCCAGAAGTTGCATCGATTCCAGAAAACCAGGAAAATGTTGTGCCATCTGTAGACTTCAGAGGTG AACCAGGTTTCTCCCCAGAAATTCAGACTACACTTCACAGAGCCAAGAGTTTGAGTACAA gACACTTGACTGGTTACTCGCCGCAGCAGTTTCTGGATGAAAGGTGTCGAG CTCGTCAAGTACTAAGCTTTACACCCCCAGCAGCAAATTTACCCTGGCAGCATATGGGTGAAAACGCTGGAG GAGAAAGTCATCGCTCTGTAATTGGCCCTTGGACTCCCCTGGCATCTCGTGTACAGCATGAAGTTTTCAGCTATGAAG attTCCAGAGACTCCAGAATGAAAAACAAGCCGTGATGGAGGAGAACCAAGCCCttagggaggagaaccaagctctgagggaggagaaccaagctctGAGGGAAAGCACTGCACGAGCAG CTTCGGATGACAGCGGCTCACTTCAAGAGCAGGTGAAGCAAGTTGGGACAATGTTGAAGACGTTTGCTCGCACTGGGCAATCAG GTGCAGATCAGACCTTAATGCTGCGACGTCTTGGAGAGTTTGGCGATGTTGTGCGTAGCATGGACAACAAAATGGACACTATGCTGCAACATTTCAGTGCCAATGTGTCTGTTGGAGAGTTATCCCTGCCAGGGGATCTGTTACTCCCCCTAGACACCCAGGAAGATTTGGCGTTGCTTGACAACAGTTTGAGGCAGGATAAAGAGCTCCAGGAACGATTT cTTCGGTTTTTGGCAATCAAATGTGGGAGGGACCTAAAGACAACCGTCTGGCGGatgcttcaaagtatcttctctaATCACCTTTCCATCAATACAACCTGGACTGGAGTTggggataaagcatgttttagagACATGTTCCTGAAGACCATTGTTCAAA GAGCCATCCGGAAGAACCCGGCAACACAGGATGCCACTGATGAAGCCATCCAGGTTAACGTTACGCGTTACCTGAAAGGAGCATCTGACCGTGAAGGCGGAAAAAGGCGCCGCACAGCTGAGAGGGACCCACAGCCGACCCCTTAA
- the LOC113054130 gene encoding uncharacterized protein LOC113054130 isoform X1: MSSYWAKRRRILKGVERDKQEIAAANDALLAVIPDFDQVNPPVNEHQHGAECWQEAMRYLVRFQTGSSVETTDDDKKRKRKRISNSKYRPQASSDEEESSLPDAPAVLSFGQPLLSFENIVPGNKVSVLPDAPEVASIPENQENVVPSVDFRGEPGFSPEIQTTLHRAKSLSTRHLTGYSPQQFLDERCRARQVLSFTPPAANLPWQHMGENAGGESHRSVIGPWTPLASRVQHEVFSYEDFQRLQNEKQAVMEENQALREENQALREENQALRESTARAASDDSGSLQEQVKQVGTMLKTFARTGQSGADQTLMLRRLGEFGDVVRSMDNKMDTMLQHFSANVSVGELSLPGDLLLPLDTQEDLALLDNSLRQDKELQERFLRFLAIKCGRDLKTTVWRMLQSIFSNHLSINTTWTGVGDKACFRDMFLKTIVQRAIRKNPATQDATDEAIQVNVTRYLKGASDREGGKRRRTAERDPQPTP, from the exons ATGTCTAGTTACTGGGCCAAAAGGAGACGAATATTGAAAGGAGTTGAGAGGGACAAACAGGAAATTGCAGCTGCAAACGATGCTCTACTTGCTGTTATTCCTGACTTTGACCAAGTAAATCCTCCTGTAAATGAACATCAACATGGAGCAG AATGTTGGCAAGAGGCGATGAGATATTTGGTGCGCTTCCAAACAGGTTCTAGCGTTGAAACGACGGACGATgacaagaagagaaagagaaagagaatctCAAATTCCAAGTACAGACCCCAGGCCTCTTCTGATGAAGAGGAGTCTAGTCTTCCAGATGCACCAGCAGTGCTGTCGTTTGGACAACCTCTTTTGAGCTTTGAAAACATTGTTCCTGGTAACAAGGTTTCAGTGCTGCCCGATGCTCCAGAAGTTGCATCGATTCCAGAAAACCAGGAAAATGTTGTGCCATCTGTAGACTTCAGAGGTG AACCAGGTTTCTCCCCAGAAATTCAGACTACACTTCACAGAGCCAAGAGTTTGAGTACAA gACACTTGACTGGTTACTCGCCGCAGCAGTTTCTGGATGAAAGGTGTCGAG CTCGTCAAGTACTAAGCTTTACACCCCCAGCAGCAAATTTACCCTGGCAGCATATGGGTGAAAACGCTGGAG GAGAAAGTCATCGCTCTGTAATTGGCCCTTGGACTCCCCTGGCATCTCGTGTACAGCATGAAGTTTTCAGCTATGAAG attTCCAGAGACTCCAGAATGAAAAACAAGCCGTGATGGAGGAGAACCAAGCCCttagggaggagaaccaagctctgagggaggagaaccaagctctGAGGGAAAGCACTGCACGAGCAG CTTCGGATGACAGCGGCTCACTTCAAGAGCAGGTGAAGCAAGTTGGGACAATGTTGAAGACGTTTGCTCGCACTGGGCAATCAG GTGCAGATCAGACCTTAATGCTGCGACGTCTTGGAGAGTTTGGCGATGTTGTGCGTAGCATGGACAACAAAATGGACACTATGCTGCAACATTTCAGTGCCAATGTGTCTGTTGGAGAGTTATCCCTGCCAGGGGATCTGTTACTCCCCCTAGACACCCAGGAAGATTTGGCGTTGCTTGACAACAGTTTGAGGCAGGATAAAGAGCTCCAGGAACGATTT cTTCGGTTTTTGGCAATCAAATGTGGGAGGGACCTAAAGACAACCGTCTGGCGGatgcttcaaagtatcttctctaATCACCTTTCCATCAATACAACCTGGACTGGAGTTggggataaagcatgttttagagACATGTTCCTGAAGACCATTGTTCAAA GAGCCATCCGGAAGAACCCGGCAACACAGGATGCCACTGATGAAGCCATCCAGGTTAACGTTACGCGTTACCTGAAAGGAGCATCTGACCGTGAAGGCGGAAAAAGGCGCCGCACAGCTGAGAGGGACCCACAGCCGACCCCTTAA
- the LOC113054130 gene encoding uncharacterized protein LOC113054130 isoform X3, whose translation MRYLVRFQTGSSVETTDDDKKRKRKRISNSKYRPQASSDEEESSLPDAPAVLSFGQPLLSFENIVPGNKVSVLPDAPEVASIPENQENVVPSVDFRGEPGFSPEIQTTLHRAKSLSTRHLTGYSPQQFLDERCRARQVLSFTPPAANLPWQHMGENAGGESHRSVIGPWTPLASRVQHEVFSYEDFQRLQNEKQAVMEENQALREENQALREENQALRESTARAASDDSGSLQEQVKQVGTMLKTFARTGQSGADQTLMLRRLGEFGDVVRSMDNKMDTMLQHFSANVSVGELSLPGDLLLPLDTQEDLALLDNSLRQDKELQERFLRFLAIKCGRDLKTTVWRMLQSIFSNHLSINTTWTGVGDKACFRDMFLKTIVQRAIRKNPATQDATDEAIQVNVTRYLKGASDREGGKRRRTAERDPQPTP comes from the exons ATGAGATATTTGGTGCGCTTCCAAACAGGTTCTAGCGTTGAAACGACGGACGATgacaagaagagaaagagaaagagaatctCAAATTCCAAGTACAGACCCCAGGCCTCTTCTGATGAAGAGGAGTCTAGTCTTCCAGATGCACCAGCAGTGCTGTCGTTTGGACAACCTCTTTTGAGCTTTGAAAACATTGTTCCTGGTAACAAGGTTTCAGTGCTGCCCGATGCTCCAGAAGTTGCATCGATTCCAGAAAACCAGGAAAATGTTGTGCCATCTGTAGACTTCAGAGGTG AACCAGGTTTCTCCCCAGAAATTCAGACTACACTTCACAGAGCCAAGAGTTTGAGTACAA gACACTTGACTGGTTACTCGCCGCAGCAGTTTCTGGATGAAAGGTGTCGAG CTCGTCAAGTACTAAGCTTTACACCCCCAGCAGCAAATTTACCCTGGCAGCATATGGGTGAAAACGCTGGAG GAGAAAGTCATCGCTCTGTAATTGGCCCTTGGACTCCCCTGGCATCTCGTGTACAGCATGAAGTTTTCAGCTATGAAG attTCCAGAGACTCCAGAATGAAAAACAAGCCGTGATGGAGGAGAACCAAGCCCttagggaggagaaccaagctctgagggaggagaaccaagctctGAGGGAAAGCACTGCACGAGCAG CTTCGGATGACAGCGGCTCACTTCAAGAGCAGGTGAAGCAAGTTGGGACAATGTTGAAGACGTTTGCTCGCACTGGGCAATCAG GTGCAGATCAGACCTTAATGCTGCGACGTCTTGGAGAGTTTGGCGATGTTGTGCGTAGCATGGACAACAAAATGGACACTATGCTGCAACATTTCAGTGCCAATGTGTCTGTTGGAGAGTTATCCCTGCCAGGGGATCTGTTACTCCCCCTAGACACCCAGGAAGATTTGGCGTTGCTTGACAACAGTTTGAGGCAGGATAAAGAGCTCCAGGAACGATTT cTTCGGTTTTTGGCAATCAAATGTGGGAGGGACCTAAAGACAACCGTCTGGCGGatgcttcaaagtatcttctctaATCACCTTTCCATCAATACAACCTGGACTGGAGTTggggataaagcatgttttagagACATGTTCCTGAAGACCATTGTTCAAA GAGCCATCCGGAAGAACCCGGCAACACAGGATGCCACTGATGAAGCCATCCAGGTTAACGTTACGCGTTACCTGAAAGGAGCATCTGACCGTGAAGGCGGAAAAAGGCGCCGCACAGCTGAGAGGGACCCACAGCCGACCCCTTAA